DNA from Pseudophryne corroboree isolate aPseCor3 chromosome 7, aPseCor3.hap2, whole genome shotgun sequence:
GGTAGTGTGTGCATGATGTCATCACCGAGGAAGGGGTAGTGTGTGCATGATGTCATCACCGAGGAAGGGGTAGTGTGTGCATGATGTCATCACCGAGGAAGGGGTAGTGTGTGCATGATGTCATCACTGAGGAGGGGTAGTGTGTGCATGATGTCATCACTGAGGAAGGGGCAGTGTGTGCATGATGTCATCGCTGAGGAAGAGGTAGTGTGTGCATGGTGTCATCGCTGAGGAAGGGGCAGTGTGTGCATGATGTCATCGCTGAGGAAGAGGTAGTGTGTACATGATGTCATCACTGAGGAAGGGGCATTGTGTGCATGATGTCATCGCTGAGGAAGAGGCAGTGTGTGCATGATGTCATCACCGGGGAAGGGGTAGTGTGTGTATGACATGAACAGTATGAGTTGGTGGATGGTGATGACTGCAGTTGGGGCACAGTATAAGTATCCCAGGTGATCCCTACAGACTGGGAGTGTTCGGAGATTTACCTTTGTCCAGTGAGAAGTGTTTTCTGTCCGCCAGGTGTGACCTTCTGCTCTTGTGACCTGACACCTGGGAGCTGTGATATAAACTGTTGCTGCGACCCTGACTGCACCGCAAGTAACCTGACCGCGCTCTTCTCCTTCTGCTTGCCTGGCAGCACCAAGTAAGGCCGGGGGAAGGGTCTGGCAGAGTGGATATATTACCGGGGCAGACAGACATTGCGTTCTGCTTTTTCTGTGTCTCTGTGCTGATAAACACGTGGAACGCCGGACtcggggggggtaattctgagttgatcgcagcaggaattttgttagcaattgggcaaaaccatgtgcactgcagggggggcagatataacatgtgcagagaggttagatttgggtgggttattttgtttctgtgcagggtaaatactggctgctttatttttacactgcaatttagatttcagtttgaacacgccacacccaaatttaactctctctgcacatgttatatctgccccacctgcagtgcacgtggtttgcccaactgctaacaaatttgatgctgcgatcaactcagaattaggccctcggTCACAGTCAGTCTGAGCATATAAGTTGCTATAAAACGGATGCAGATTCTGCACTTTCCGTGTGCCCGGCACCGCAATAATCACTGAGTGCCAGAAATCAATGACAATTATAAATAAAACGTTATTTTGAGCATTATTTGATCATTAAATGTGTGCTATACACAGCTGTATTAACCTTCATAGCTTATGTATATTACAGGACTAACTCTGTCCATTATACGTAGGGCGGAGAGATGGGTGTGTCTCTCCAACTGGCTGATCTTCCGCAATAACACCCCATACACCACAGCCGTTGTTGGCTCCCCTCCTacggaactgttctgtgtgctctcAGCTGGCGGTAAGAGCATTTTTGCAGAACCGACATCTTTTATTTATTGTTGCCCCTCCTGCATCAGAATgggaacatatatgtatatataccggTTTCACACTGACGTCACCCACGTTTTACCTTCTACGTGCAGTATTGTAACGCTCTCGCTATATTCTCTCCGTGCTTGCAGCCTCCTTGAATTACTTTGTCAGCCCCCAGACAGTAAATGCGTCAAACTTCCCGACCCTCAGCGCGGCATACCAAGGCCCGTCCTTCTCTGCCGCCTCTGTGGGCGTGCCGCAGTTCCCCAGCTTCTACAGGGTGAGTGCAGGCGGGCAGCATTAGGGTGGGCTGCAGGGTACATGTTTTCTGACAGTCGATGGTTCTCTATAGGCTGACGATCCCGTCCTGACCGTCTCTACGTTGGGAGCGCTCTCCGTGCTGAGACAGCCGGCGCCACTGGGGGCTCAACGTGTTTGTTCCAGCAACAATCCTGCAAGTGAGTGACTGGTTCTGATGGAGCCAAACTGATGTTACACCAGTGTCACTGTCCTCACTCCCCTTCCCTCCCTCTCCTCACATTGCTATATACTATTCTATTTCCCAGAATTCCTCAGGTCGGGCAGCACGTCGTGTATACATGTCCTCAGTAACCTGACTGACAGCTGTGGGACCGACCTCTCCTTGGACGCGTCCTATTATTACCAGGATATCACAGTGCTGCCGGTGAGAACAGCTGCGCTAGGACAGCGGCCTCGTTAACGGGGATCAGGCCATAGGGATCAGTTGTTCCGACCACCGCTTGCAAATTACAATGTAAAGAAAACATAACTCATTCTAAGACTCAGTTGATAGGTCTGAGGGTGTATTCATATTGTAATACCAGACATTTTGCAGCATGTTTATGTcttatatttaaaagggcaatgcttttactagttgtgtcTTGCTAGTAGACAGCATTGCCCTTTTAATATCGAGCATAAACACGCTCAGAAGTTTTACCACCCGACTCTGAGAGTCCTAGTTGTGTTTCTCAGCCCGGTGTAAGCGCCCGCTGTTTGTCAGCAGGGATGATGCATGTTACCTGGGGCACGGTTCCGGATACGCCGGTGTAAGTGCCCGCTGTTTGTCAGCAGGGGTGATACATATGACCTGGGGCATGACACCAGGCACGTGTAACACACCCATAGACTCACCTGTATGTAGCTCATGCGAAAAAGAATCCAAAAACCTGAATTCTCTTTCTGTCTCCAAAGGTTCCAGCGGATGTGACGAATCAGACAGCCAGGGGGGTAAGAGCAGGGTGTCACGGAGCGGCCAGGAGATACCTCGCAGAGTTAGTCTGTGCCCCCTGACCTTTTATCTCGCTCCCACAGGTCCCCATAATCAGCACTGCGGCCGACTTACCCATCCTACAAGGAGACTATTGTAACAACGTCGTGACCCAGGTGACGTCTCTttatggggatatatatatatatatatatataatatatatatataggggtcatTACTGAATGAAGTGTGAGATCATCTCTTCATCATCTTTCCCTGCTGTATATCATCCAGTATCTATACCCCCCCTAAATCACCTTCTTCTGTATATGGTACGTCAAACACCCTGTGGCCCTCTGTTGTCATACTAGGCATAgcatactgagacttgtagttccattgCAGTCCATCACCCTAACAGCCCATCTTTGGGATAGTGAATGCTCTCTGCTGTATGATATTACATGGCTATACTGACGCCCACTGTCTCTGTGCCAGGTGGAGTACACCGTGCTGTACAATGGCACGCAGGGCATCACCAATGTCAGCGTTGTTTTCACTCTCACCAACGTGTCCACGACAAGTCCCTTCATAAATCAGATCTTCACCGTGGTGTATAAGGTAGGTGATGCTTCTCTTACCCCATCTATGTAGGATACTGTGTGCCCCATTGTGGGGGCTTCTGCCTCTGTGCCCACCTGGTCTCTGCCTGACCTGGATTGTAGTACGCCCATGTCCGCCCAGATCCAATATTCCGGAACCAGCGCTCCCAATAATGTTCTCTCTCGTaactatatatacagatgtagccacgctcatcattgcAGCAATGTGTACACACGGGCACACGCATCGCGCCAAGCTAGTGTACGCGGCGTCCGCTCACAGGGTGTCCTGCTGGGGTATTCCCCCTCTGTCCTTCTGTATAACGGGGTGTCCTGCTGGGGTATTCCCCCCTCTGTCCTGCTGTATAACAGGGTGTCCTGCTGGGGTATTCCCCCCCTGACCTTCTGTATAACGGGGTGTCCTGCTGGGGTATTCCCCCCTCTGTCCTTCTGTATAACAGGGTGTCCTGCTGGGGTATTCCCCCCTCTGTCCTTCTGTATAACAGGGTGTCCTGCTGGGGTATTCCCCCCCTGTCCTTCTGTATAACGGGGTGTCCTGCTGGGGTATTCCGGGGTGTACTGCTGGGGTATTCCACTCTGTCCTTCAGTATAACGGGGTGTCCTGCTGGGGTATTCCCCCCCTGTCCTTCTGTATAACGGGGTGTCCTGCTGGGGTATTCCACTCTGTCCTTCAGTATAACGGGGTGTCCTGCTGGGGTATTCCACTCTGTCCTTCTGTATAACGGGGTGTTCTGCTGGGGTATTCCCCCCTCTGTCCTTCTGTATAACAGGGTGTCCTGCTGGGGTATTCCCCCCCTGTCCTTCTGTATAACGGGGTGTCCTGCTGGGGTATTCCACTCTGTCCTTCAGTATAACGGGGTGTCCTGCTGGGTTATTCCCCCCTCTGTCCTTCTGTATAATGGGGTGTCCTGCTGGGGTATTCCCCCTCTGTCCTTCTGTATAACGGGGTGTCCTGCTGGTGTATTCCCCTCTGTCCTTCTGTATAACAGGGTGTCCTTCTGTATAACGGGGTGTCCTGCTGGTGTATTCCCCTCTGTCCTTCTGTATAACGGGGTGTCCTGCTGGGGTATTCCCCTCTGTCCTTCTGTATAACGGGGTGTCCTGCTGGGGTATTCCCCTCTGTCCTTCTGTATAACGGGGTGTCCTGCTGGGGTATTCCCCTCTGTCCTTCTGTATAACGGGGTGTCCTGCTGGTGTATTCCCCTCTGTCCTTCTGTATAACGGGGTGTCCTGCTGGGGTATTCCTCCCTCTGTCCTTCTGTATAATGGGGTGTCCTGCTGTATAACAGGGTGTCCTGCTGGGGTATTCCCCTCTGTCCTTCTGTATAACGGGGTGTCCTGCTGGGGTATTCCCCTCTGTCCTTCTGTATAACAGGGTGTCCTGCTGGggtgctcccccttgtgtcatcccCTTCGCAGTAACAGCACTGACATGTGACCACAGGGTCTAGCAGGGGGCGGACGCACCACCTGACTTGTGGGAAAGGGGGCTCCCTATggcagtgctgcagcagtcacTGAGCTCTATAGAATGGCCCATACTGACTATGGAGATTGCATGGCTGTGAtattatacacacactcacagtagCTGTAGCATGTATGTCCTAACACACTTATTGGTGTATGTATCAGTCACATGTTCTCTCGTCTTTCATGAAATTGCCGTATGACACCAGGTATTCTGTGTTTTGCTGTCACTGCCTATGTCACAGAGATACTTGGTGATGTCACATAATCCCGCGCACTCTAGGTGGTGCCACATAGgtgttgatgatgtcacactgtCGTCCACAGCCGCTTTCTTCAGCCGCTCAGACTTCGGCGCAGAGCAGAAGCGGGAACCCGGGGTACCTGGTTGGATTCCCTGTGCTCAGCGACAGTGGACACGTATCCTTATTCTAGCTGAAATGTCTGTGTCCTCTCCTGGCCAGGTGTACTGTAACAGCGCCCATTGCCTGGGCTTAGTAGTAATGAGAAAGTCAGTACGGACGACATGACCGAGGCACGAGGCACTTAGCGTTCAGTCTGTGTACTAAGAAGCAGCGGCGCCGGTCTCCTGGGCCTCATAAGAGCTCCTATGAGGGCTGCAcccatcagattgtatctattacagATGTGAACCTCATATATCATGTCATTATTACTGTGTAAATACCATATAATCATTATTACTCACTCAATCTCTCCTAATTATCCATGCAGGATTAGGCCACCATTAGCTGGCCAACTACAAATCCCAGCCAGCccttttaaataaaatgtaaacagGGAGAGATGGTGTCCTTGTGGGATAATGTAGTATTGGAATGATTGCTCTCTGGCTCCCCCTTGTGTCTATATTACATTATTCACCCTGACGCCTGGCAGCTGTCACTACTAAGGTCTCTGGTGGGAGAGTCGTGCGCTTACAGCCCTGTCCGGTTTGGGATGAACTCGCTGAGTGGCTGCATGATCCGGTAAGCGTCCCTGTGTTCCTAGGCTGCACACGAGGATGCTTTGTGGTTTCTAATATGTCCCCTCTCTTTCATAGTGGTACGACCCAAGAAACATGTAGTGATCTCCAAGCTCGATCATACCAATTGCTGCTGGGGGGGAGTGCGCCACAAAGCCTGGCCATGTTTGGTAACACCACCACTACCCAGAGCGGCAGCTGGACGCCTATCCTATACGAGAACTGCAGCAGCCAGGTTACTGCTCCCATTTATCTTTCCGTGTTCTCTGCTCAGTTAGGAAATAGTGGCAGTGTAAGAAATTGCATAGCATAGGTAGACAGGCCTTATTTTCAGCTTACAGAAGAAGGGTTTAGCAAACCGTCAGTAGGaaattagggggagatttatcaaagcttggagagagaagtaccagccaatcagcttctactgccatgttacaggttgtgtttgaaaaacgagatttataagctgattggctgatatatTTCTCCACTATCtccctccaagttttgataaatctcctccataTATTGCACTAGAGCAGGATGGGTTCCGGTCACCAGGCTGGTTCTAGTATCAGACGGGGACACAACCTATAGCTTCCCATTTGTTGCGGGACGAGATGTCCCAATTATTTGttaagctgggacttgtagttccaagcACAACTTTAAAGCCACAGGTTTCTAATGCCTAGCGTCCATTTCACCCGTTGACATCAGCATGTAGCAGCACGCCATTCTCAAACCTTGTGGTGTAACACAGGTAGGCAGCTaaactgtatcagggcatgctggggtgtgtagttccacagcagctggagactaGGGGGTTGCCTACCCCTGGTACAACATATACGGTGATAGGAAGTCTCTAATAGGCCCTATACTGGTTCACTGTCACTTTATTCCTTTCTAATCACCCTCTTCATAAGTCAGTCTGTTTTGCTTTGATCTGGGCGCAGACTGGCTTTGTCTAGTGGTCTAATCTCATCCAATGGGCACAAAGTATGATGCTGTGGGATACAGCCAGGGATTAGCACTACAGGTCACCGGGACAGTGCAGTACACAGGTAGCCAGCGACCTGTGCTGAGATCTACCTGCCCTGTGGGGGAGTGTAACTGAAGGAACTTCTTGTGCAAGAGGCTGACACTCTGCTCATTCATCTCCCCAGGGTGACTGCTCATCCAACTGCCTCCTCCCCGTCTCCCTGCACATGCAGATCTTGTGGGCGAGCGTTGGGCTTCTTGCTAATCCCCAGTCACAAGTGCTTGGTGCACGGTTCAGCTACAGGTGCCAGCTTGTCAAGGTGAGTCTCAGACATGATCCTTTCATCTCCTTGTGCGGTGTTATGGGATTAGACAAGGACGAGTGAATCACTGTACTAGAGGCAAGGCGCAGGACAGCGGTTCCCGCGTCACACCAGTGACTGAGGTGTAAGCTGCCTGCAGGGTCACTCTGATGGGGGAACAGCGTGTACAAGGGTCAGACAGCGGTCAGGTGACTGTGCTATAGAGGTCTGACAACCAATTGTGTGGTTTAGATCTAATTGGTGTCAATCTGAAGTGTGTGCCGCAATTTCCAGCATCACTTTATCCTGGCAGAAAGTGTTACCCAGCGATCGCCACAATCTATAATGGTACAAATTGTGCCCCATATAATCTATCCACATATGTGGGCAAGCAGCTGGCTCTGCCTCAGTCTGTAACACTGTCCGCTGCCACATATAACTGTACAAACCACACAGGACAGTCCGTGCAGGCTTGGGTAAGAGTCTCCTACCGTGCCAGCTTGCCCGCTAGAAACTGGGATGCCAAGCTATTGCACACATAAATACCTAGATTAAAGAACCAAGGTTACTGGTCTTTTAAATGGGGAATTGTTATTAAAGCATAAAAGTCCCATCACTTTGTGTtattagtggtcattc
Protein-coding regions in this window:
- the TCTN3 gene encoding tectonic-3 encodes the protein MTSGDAVAGATRRHGLVMAPELAVARTLLLAAALCWEVGTVSGASSSVTFCSCDLTPGSCDINCCCDPDCTASNLTALFSFCLPGSTKAERWVCLSNWLIFRNNTPYTTAVVGSPPTELFCVLSAGASLNYFVSPQTVNASNFPTLSAAYQGPSFSAASVGVPQFPSFYRADDPVLTVSTLGALSVLRQPAPLGAQRVCSSNNPAKFLRSGSTSCIHVLSNLTDSCGTDLSLDASYYYQDITVLPVPADVTNQTARGVPIISTAADLPILQGDYCNNVVTQVEYTVLYNGTQGITNVSVVFTLTNVSTTSPFINQIFTVVYKPLSSAAQTSAQSRSGNPGYLVGFPVLSDSGHLSLLRSLVGESCAYSPVRFGMNSLSGCMIRGTTQETCSDLQARSYQLLLGGSAPQSLAMFGNTTTTQSGSWTPILYENCSSQGDCSSNCLLPVSLHMQILWASVGLLANPQSQVLGARFSYRCQLVKCQDATVLQTRVSFTDLTLRGPAPRANPSVTGRDPLGFFSPFQSSGTEAKAGSPLLALGLLVVCWVGRG